The window cctgcaatttattttaaagtgtctTTGTTATCTCAAGTCCTTATCCATGTCCTTAGTTACTGtaccatacatacagtatatatatgcaaTAGATCCATCAGCGTTACTACAACTCTCCATAAGTTGCTTCTATCCACAACACTCAAGCTAAAGTAGGAATTCCTTCAGCCAACATAATAGACTGTAATTTTCTACCCACTCCTATGTATGTACAGGGGCTATCAAACGTATTCAGACCCTTAGACTTTTTCACAGTTTACTATGTTATAATATAGAGTCAAAATATACTTGAGATTTTCTGCCGATACAAAACAATccataatgtcaaagtgaaaacataTTTCTACACATcctcctaaattaattataattaaaaaacagaaaacaagtgaTTGTTGACTTGTGTTTATCAATGGCGAAAAATCCCAAATACATTATAATTCCAAATTGTAACACAGTAAAACGTGAAAAAATGTGAATGTAACTCAGCCTCCAGACCCCCCAGACCCCTCTGGTGACAGAATTCCAGGACACAGTTGTTGTGTGGACCCAGAAAGCACGAACAAAGGAAGAGGATAGCATATTTAAGAGTTCATTAGAGTCTAATTGTAGGTCTGTTGAACACATGATGGTCATCACAAGTGATacttcagtacagtatatattgcagGTATGAGGTAAACTTTGTTTTCCCTAAGGAATTCTCTTGTAGAACTCTCATTGAAAACCAgctttagaaatgttttgtttttccagcgCATGACATTGCTATCATTAGTCACAAATAAAAATCACCAGCCTAGTACAAAAATGATGacacacattttattattaCGGCAAACATAAGTGGATTTGTAAAACCAGTGAAGAAttaacttaaaacagtataaacCTATGCTAAGAGTTTTGATGAGAATTTTTAAAACCAGTGAGTGGATGaaacagtgttttttaacttcacGTTGTTCAATTTTGCCTgcagtacaataataataataatgatgacttATTCAGAATTACTAAGAATTCAGCCTTGTTGAATTGAGTTGTAGCCTTTCTTGCTTGATCACTCCTGTTGAATTCTGACATAGCTCTAATACTGCAAACTGTATataagcatttcattaaaaaatattagtaCTGTAAAGCAGTACTGTAATACAACCAATATAATTCATAActatctaaagaaaaaaaatgcacctAATGGCCTCCCTTGCTAGCTAACCCGTGTTCTGTTTTTACAGTTCCGTTTTTATAAAGACAAATGGATTCTGATTCGAAAAGAACGCAGTCCCCGCTCTTCTGAATCCTATATGAGCACGACCGCCCTCTAGTGTTTTTCCCAAGTAACTACCAAAGGAAGAAAAATGGAACTTGCAAGAAACCTACAGCTCCTTATCAGGTATTGCTGATCATGTGCTGttagttgggttttttttcttatccacTGTGTGGTAGAGCAAGGAATGTAAGATCAGGGTAACCTGTTTAATCACCGCGGCTAAAAGCCCAAACCTATTTGGAATTATATTCCATTCTGAGAGCAGGGATACAAATATGATCTTTCAGACAAAATGCCAAGCGCTCATGATCGTAGCACAGttctttgaaattaaaaaaagacaacactAAAACAACTTCCCATCTGCAATTGCAAGGCTTATCTTATAGATTATGATATTCCAAGTGTGTCCTCCAACCCACACGGAAAGTCTGTCAGCCAGGCAAACCCATAATAATGTACATTTGCTGGTGCCACGAGGTGATAGCAAACAAATTTATCTGGACCCACAGAACACCGTGGcctctttttattttcacaatacAATTGAAACCAGATCAGATGCAGTGTATCCTATTGCATGTCTGTGCAGACAATACGCTAGGTggtgtattttctttctgttttatctGTCCTTTTTCAGCCTGCAGCTATGGATGACTTGTGCTCACAAATGGAACAGGAGCCCGTGTTTAAACTAGGAAGTCCCATTCCAATGTTTTAGTTTATACTGTAAGATTCTCACAAAGcatttttctgtactttttaGAAGGATAAATCTGTGTGGGTTGCCACGCAGAAAAAGGGCATGATTTCAAAATGCTGTCACACAATCACAACAGCACACTACTAACAGACAAAAGGCAATAATGgcttttgtattattatataatcaatattaagtattaatactacatttggttgtgcagtgattagcattgctgctttgcagcgCGGGGGCTCTGGGTTCACCTCCTGGGGtagtctatgtggagtttgcgcATTCTCTATGTGTTCACTTGAGTTTtctcttcccacagtccaaaaacatactggtaggttaattgtctcCTGGGAAAAGCTGGCCCAGGTGTGGGtagttgtgtttgtgtctgtgtgtgccctgaggtggactggtgtcccatcagggatgtatcccaccttgtgcctgttgcttgccgagacaggctccagctcttcAGCTCTCCtgtctgtactggataaagtggttacaaAATGGTTGGATGAATGCTAAATTGGTCCAAATTCACTGAAGTAGGTTAAGCTGACCCCACAATAAAGCCACAGTTCAAGCCACACAATCCTTTGCTGTACTGTGGAAAATCTGCCCAAACATTAGCAACAAAACTCAGCTCAGACGCTCAAACAGCATTTCACAAACATTTGGAATTCCATGGCTAGAGTTCAGCCTGTATAGCCAAAAGACAAACCAAGCTGTTCACTTCCAACGAGGGAATAGAACTCCATTCACAGGAACTACAAAACGCTGTATCTTGGCCATTGTTAACCCAATTTCTTCAATAAAGGCTTTACAAATATCCTGCCCACTAGCCTGGACAGTTCTCACTGGCCCCCCCGGATCAGCTCATAAGGAATCAGCAGTCATGCGTTTACTAATGAAGCAATAattcacaaaaatgttttaaaaaaacattactttatttaattaatttgtacATAATGTACATTATGTGAAGTGACAACGGGTTATTAATTGTATctagtgaaaaacaaatatcagCAAATAAGAGCAAAGAACCAAGAGCATACTTACAAAGCTGACCTGGCcaactaaaacaaaatatggCTTTTTAGAAGACCCACAACAATACAAAACCCTCACATCTTTTAAACTGTAGGAATTGTTTAAACAATATTATCACAATGCAAATTAAAAACCTACAAGGGGAACCAGACTCATTGGTTTTATTCATTTCGCCTGAACTTGGTTGTTTAAACATGTTGTCAAAACTTATCAAAGATCACAGAGATGACTACAGAGTGCCTTGGAAACCTATTAGCCCAGCTGCACATGAATGAGCAGGGATTAATATTTCCATCATCACATACCTTGGTTTGTTAAACATTTCAAGAAGCACTATCTCCGTCACAGTTTGTGCTTCCTTTGTTATCAACAAGGCAAAAGCTATTTTATCATCAGAGCATTGCAGTGTGGTTTTGACTAATGCAGCCTTTTACTTTATAACAAGtcaattaaaaacaactgaGTGGAATTACACTGCTTAACACGGTTTAAGACTTTCTTTTATCACTCCATTTAATGACACCTTAGAGGACGGTTCTGAAAACTGACAAAGGTAGGATTAAGTCATCAAAACCTGGAATTACAGCTTTCAGTGCTGGGTACAATTCAGATTGATACAAGAAAACTCAATTGCCCTTCTCCAGGGGTAAGCccataaaatgtacaaaatgaattaaattatgAGACAAATTTCCAATTCGAGGAAAAGGACCAGATTTTGATCTTCAGAAAGATTTAGGAAAGTCATCAGTCTTTGCTAAACAAACcaagtaaaatacaaataactCCCTTTCTAGTCAATTAGAGATTGAATCATGATCAGCCTTTGCATTCCCATTAAAGACAtcaatatacaaaataattcGAACAGCTTCATCCTTCAATGATGCTCAATGGAGGTGCATGCACTTTAAAAGGTAACATTACACTGTACATAATGAGGGTTGGAGTGTCACTTGGATGGTTTCTTACAACATAATAGACAGGAATACAGCTGAGATGAGTTACAACAAGGGTCAGCTTTCTATGTTCTTTGCCTGAAGCATTAGATCCGAATATGCACACAAATCTAGAATTCTGGAATATCAGTGTTATAATGACATCTGATTCCAGAACTAAGCCTGATGAATACAAAGGGACAGCTTTTCAAGGTAGCCAttatattgctttttttaaaaaaaaagatgccctttAATTTCTGGTCCAAAGTAACAGATGACTATGTGCTGTAATAATGGAACAAAATACCATGAATCACCCATAATGCTCCCAAAGGCAGCTGAAGTTTAGTATTTGTTCACAGATTAAATGAATCAGTATCTAGAGTAACCTCATGGAAGCAACGCAATTATAAAAGACAATAAAGCTCTGTTTCCAACGTTTGCTAAAAGCCAGCTCAGAACATTCCGAGAGAACAGGCATTCCACACTATGGCTCAAGTCACTGAAAAATCCAGGATCCCATCATCACATACTTCAACTCTGTCCTGGAAGTCATTCTGCACTTCTGAGACTTCATTAAAGCAGCTATTAGACTCACGCTTTTCTAGAGCActtctaaaacaaaatatattcacTTTCCCTAGAGACAATGTAGCCACACTTCCGTGTGCTGTACTACGGCTTCTCAAGCTTCACTGTCAATAGAGCCTAAGAACTCAATTTAACTGTGTCctatgacacatacagtacatttgagaaCAATTTACCTTCATGTTTACAAACTATTCAAACTTGTCCTCCCTGTATTTTGAGTTAACATTTAACCACTGATCATAGTACCAATCTCACAAGTCTAAAATGTTAAGAAAGTCTAATACTGAAGACCAAAAATCTAATTTGTCTTCTTAAGTTTATAATCTCAATACAGCCTACTCAAATTACACAATACAGCTGTTCATATCCCAAGAGCACGAGTTGCATTTTATTACACAGTCAAAGTGAAAGGAGACGTTCTAAAACTAAAGAAGCATTAAAGCAGGATTTTTTTGTAGGCGCAGTTAATATTTGGTTTAATAGTAGtatcaatttaatttcaattattcagCATTTGTGGTACAAACAAGAGCGAACTGCGCCCTCTTGCGATACATTGAAGTTTTATTCGGTCCATTGTTTATGGTTGCTAAGTTACACATCAGAGCAACAAGCAGCCTTCCGACGTGGTCGAACCTATCGCTTTTCTAACTTGACAGCTTTCCTGAAGCACCTTGCATTTCTCCCTTACTCCAAGTTGTTCTTGCTGGTTTCTGATCGGGATAAGACGGCTAGCTGGAAGCACGGAGCAGGATGGCGGCTAAGGGGAAGGAAAAAGAGAAGGAGCCGGTGGATATTGTGCACCAGAACGCAATCCTCTGTGAAACTATCATGAAAGAACAGCGAAGCCAAAAACTCTACACCCAATTCAGTATTAATCCCTTCAAAAAACGTAAGCAGTAACATTTACAGATTGAATCACAGGCGTCTCGGCGAAACATCATTATGTTGAATGTTATGTTTATTTCCCTCGAGACTTCTATCGATTTTGACCAACAAAAATTAGAAAAGTGcagacaagataaaaaaaactgctttttgaAATCGACACCAAtctaatgtatatatatattccccCTAGTTCACGTTTTGCCTGGGAAGCCGATGCCGAGGCACGCCAATGAAGACGGGAAGGAAGACCGTAAGTGAAGTTAATCACTTTAGAAACGATTGGTTTTAAGATGCAtattaaaagtgtttttgtcTCCCTACGGTCGCAGTAGGTTAAGAAAGTAGAACAGTCTTCAGTCCTTCGAATTATACGTTACACTTTTCGCAGTGCAGCTTTGGAGGatcttttcaaattttaagGTCCTTAACAGCACATTAAGGCTTCGTCAGTCCCCCTGGTGTTACTTACAAGTCACATAAGAACGTCCATCCATCGCTTCATTTCTTAGAAATATTACATTGCCTTAGTCAGGTGGGAATAAAGTATCACGCGTTTGCTTATTGggtaattaaaatgacaaactCAAAAGAAATTACTGCAGAATTTTAAAGTTTCAACTTGGAAAAATAAAGCTGAACAgttctaatatttttttccccataagaCCCCTGCTGCAGATATACAATTTTCTGCTTACATGTTGTTCAAATACCTTCATGTTTTGAAATACTACATAAGTAGCCAACTGTACACacatttcttgtttcttttgccTCCTagctaattttttaaaaatcatccaCGGCGCTAGACTGGAACCTACAAAGAAATACACCCATCCGCAGACAGAGAGCCAGGAAATTGGCTGGATATCCACACCCCTGGTAAGCTGCATGGTCCACAGATGCATGGACTGGAGGAACATTCGAAAGCCAAATGAGATTAGCAGTTCACAGatttagtatacagtatgtttgataaGACGTTTGCACAAGAAATTGTGAAGAGAAGATGTAGCTCAAACAGTGTGTCTCATTGgaagtgttttatttgtatgaatACCTGTTGTATCAATCAGGCATTTAGTGATTTAACCAATTAACACATTGAACACTGAAACATAAATATGTAGCAGTTTACCCTGTACAGTGAAATCCAGTATTGGGCAAGCTGCTTTTGTGAGCCACATTTAGTCCTATCTTCAAAGCAATATCTACatggaaaattaatatttaatcaaacataataacAGACCAGGAACTAAATGTCCTGCATGAGTTTCTTAaaaggaagttttttttaacacatgCTGCTGTTGCAGATCGTTTCAGATCGAAGCGATCGAAGGATCAGCTTCCCACGGCAGAATTCAGAAATCACGAAGTACATGGATGCAGCGTGGCGCCTGAAAGAGCAAACGCAGAACCTGGGATAGCATTTCCTCCACTGCAGGACAGCAAGTTACACGCGGAGAGCTATTGCCTCTCCTTGAAAAGCAGGAGAATGAACGTTCACAGCTGTAAACCAGCATTCTGCCCCAAACTGTAGCTGAACTATGCAATGGTGGCCACCTGTCTTCCAAACTGAATGATTAAACAAGATCTTGACAAACTATcaaaattcatttattttaaaatcaactgTCTTGgttaaaaaacttaaaatataaggagaacatacaatcatAATCACCAAACCCTTTCTTCAGTCTTTTTGTTCAGAATTGCAGCCTAAAGCTGTACCAGGGGCTTCTTAAAAGTGAATCAAAGGACACTACTGGACCACACCCTCAAAATGCAATCAGGTTGTTCATTCTTTTAAGTGGATGGAGAACAAAtagtttatatacatttttaggCTGTAAAGGGCACTTTTGCCCTTCATATCATACATATTTCAGAACTGATACACTATTTTATTAATAGGTTAGCAGACCTTTATCCAGGAGAACTTTATATAAAGAGAGGCAAGATTTACTTGTCTTTGTACCATGTTTCAAGTTTACAGAAATGGTATacacaagttaaaaaaatgagcTAGAAGAGCAACACAAAGAAAAACGTGACCCAAAACAGTATACAGACTGTGTGTGCACCAAGGCTGTCCGATGTCCTGCACAGCATGAGGACAGTAAATGAGCAATAAGCCCACCACACTGCCATGCGGAACTACTATATCccatggccagcagaggaatcctactccgctgggcccctgagcaaggcccttaaccccaactgctccaggggtgccataaaaatggctgaccctgtgctctgaccccaagcttctctctccccacctgtgtgcctgtgtctcattgaaagcaagttggggtatgcaaaagacaaattcctaatgcaagaaattgtatatggctaataaaagtgatcttatatgtACAGTGAGGGGTACCTTGCtcatttaacttattttacaCAATCATTCATGCACAAGAAAATTAATGCTAAACTAAACTAATTTGAATGCATacttatatataataaaatttcAAATTGAGCAAAATAAGTTTCTTAACATTAATGACACTTGCAAGTTACCGGACAATTCCTAGGTGAATCCATGCATCTTAAATATTGTTGCAACAATATCACAATTTGTGAGAATGCTGAATGTTTttagtaatttatttttcaatacttGAAAAATCTgtacagaaaaatacaaaaccacAGGTACAGGTAACTTTCATGAGATTATACACAGAAGAAGGTACTTCCTATAACATTATTTCTACAGCGTATTGTAATAGAAATGCCCGTGTATCTTCTTAAcataaaagttttatttaactcccgatttaaaaaagaaatctaaaaaaaacttcTCCAAACAGAAACCTGTACATCAGCACACTTTTGACAAATCACTTCTGCAAGTTCTGTAACTCTCTGTTGCTGTTTTCCTGCTTGCCTTGGAAAGCACATGTACAAAACGTTGCCAAAAGAACATTCATACACTGGCTGTGCCAAGACACTCACTGAGGCTCCCAGTGGTTCCTCTGGATGGTGTGGAGAAAATACTGACGTGTCCACAAAAACAGCCTCAAACACTGGCAGCTATTCaaggaatttgtttttgaaagacTGTAGCCCGTAGGTACCGAACtgaaaaacatacagaaaaggtGTCTCTCCATTTGTCATGAATACTGTATAGGGGGAAATTAGCTTTGAAAACTCCATTAACATGGTTTCCAAAAGTAGATTCTGGGAACAGAAAGACAAATCAGTAGagactaaaaaataaaaccaaaaaggaCCCAGGCAGTACCTATCGAGAGCGATTCTTCATCTTCTTCCGGACCTCCTTGCCTGGCCTCTTctgcaaagtaaaaaataaaaaaagtcagaaaaataaaacagcaggaAAGACTTCAGTTGTCAACGTATCATTACCATTTCTGTAACTGTAGCACACCTTTTTAACCCTCCAGATAAGAAGCCCCAAAACAGTCCCCAATACTGTAAGGTACAGAATATAGAAAGATCTAGGTGATAAGATTTTTAAATAGATCCAAAATGTCTCTAAGAAACAATTCCTCCCACCTGCAGCAATTCATACATTCTTAATactcaattattttaaaagaagcaatattatttttaactttcaaaGGTGACAAAATAGGTTATCAAAAAGCTATGGGCGGTTATCAATATATTGTTTATTAACCCTCATTTGTCAAtcacctgtgtttttttttctcgtttTCAGCAATAAATTAACCTTTCTTCTTTCGTCTGCAGCCTGCACACTGACTCAACTAGTCAATTCACCATCTTAT is drawn from Lepisosteus oculatus isolate fLepOcu1 chromosome 9, fLepOcu1.hap2, whole genome shotgun sequence and contains these coding sequences:
- the cfap144 gene encoding cilia- and flagella-associated protein 144 — translated: MAAKGKEKEKEPVDIVHQNAILCETIMKEQRSQKLYTQFSINPFKKLHVLPGKPMPRHANEDGKEDPNFLKIIHGARLEPTKKYTHPQTESQEIGWISTPLIVSDRSDRRISFPRQNSEITKYMDAAWRLKEQTQNLG